One genomic segment of Streptomyces sp. TLI_146 includes these proteins:
- a CDS encoding PP2C family protein-serine/threonine phosphatase, which translates to MVVRAVGRWWRKTGTCGRRRRGRLVLALAVSGLLAVLSGLGSWRPGVAVLVIGPVLACARLDARRTAAVAASALSLALGAGAASGLKVTPGLGIEFLVLLVGSTLAVRDAARHTADAAALARATDVAQASQNAILRPMSVEFGGIEVCARHRCAVQGASVCGDLYDVVHTPYGVRLLIGDVRGHDLDALRTTAATISAFRDLAYLTPGLADLATALDARLAPELGPEDFVTAVFAEFAPGEVRLVNCGHPAPLRAGKQVMLLEPLEPTPPLGLHPRPLPYRCYLQSGDRLLFYTDGLSEARDANGTDFPLLERVGDALAVLSPSDALDTLYAMVAAHTGHAPADDIALALCQPTSMVVPSPAARPSNPAACREP; encoded by the coding sequence ATGGTCGTCAGGGCAGTCGGGCGGTGGTGGCGGAAGACGGGAACGTGCGGTCGGCGCCGCCGGGGCCGACTGGTGCTCGCGCTGGCGGTAAGTGGCCTGCTCGCCGTCCTCAGCGGTCTCGGCAGTTGGCGACCCGGAGTCGCCGTACTGGTCATCGGTCCGGTGCTGGCCTGCGCCCGCCTGGACGCACGGCGCACCGCTGCGGTGGCGGCCTCGGCGCTCTCGCTCGCTCTCGGAGCGGGCGCCGCGAGCGGCCTCAAGGTGACTCCGGGTCTGGGAATCGAGTTCCTCGTCCTGCTGGTCGGCAGCACGCTGGCCGTCCGCGATGCCGCCCGGCACACAGCCGACGCGGCCGCACTGGCCCGAGCCACCGATGTGGCGCAAGCGTCCCAGAACGCGATCCTGCGGCCGATGTCGGTGGAGTTCGGCGGCATCGAGGTATGCGCCCGGCACCGGTGCGCCGTGCAGGGGGCGTCGGTGTGCGGGGATCTGTACGACGTCGTCCACACCCCATACGGAGTCCGCCTGCTCATCGGGGACGTACGCGGCCACGACCTGGACGCCCTGCGGACCACCGCGGCGACCATCAGCGCTTTCCGTGACCTGGCCTACCTCACTCCCGGCCTCGCCGACCTGGCCACGGCCCTGGACGCCAGGCTCGCCCCGGAACTGGGGCCGGAGGACTTCGTCACCGCTGTCTTCGCCGAGTTCGCCCCGGGCGAGGTCCGCCTCGTCAACTGCGGGCACCCCGCGCCCTTACGGGCGGGCAAGCAGGTCATGTTGTTGGAACCACTGGAGCCCACGCCCCCGTTGGGCCTGCATCCGAGGCCGCTGCCGTATCGCTGCTATCTGCAGAGTGGAGACCGGCTCCTGTTCTACACCGACGGCCTGAGCGAGGCACGCGACGCGAACGGCACCGACTTCCCGCTCCTCGAACGGGTCGGTGACGCGCTGGCCGTGCTCTCCCCCTCCGACGCGCTCGACACGCTGTACGCCATGGTGGCCGCGCACACGGGCCACGCGCCGGCCGACGACATCGCGCTCGCCCTGTGCCAGCCGACCAGCATGGTCGTCCCCTCGCCCGCTGCCCGGCCCTCGAACCCCGCGGCATGCAGGGAGCCGTAG
- a CDS encoding alpha-L-arabinofuranosidase B has protein sequence MTTPPLIRRVTRALFAAAAAALTGGLLTATATTSQAATQGPCDIYAAGNTPCVAAHSTTRALYGTYNGPLYQVSRASDKATKDIGLLSTGGYADAAAQDSFCAGTSCVISVIYDQSGKGNTLTRALKGHWPGPAEGGNDNLANAFEAPVTVAGHKAYGVYVAPGTGYRNNHTNGIATGDQPEGMYAIFDGTHFNGGCCFDYGNAETTGNDDGNGTMEALYFGNSTGWGYGSGSGPWVMADMENGLFSGVNTRYNDIPSVSHRFLTATLKGGPNQWAIRGGNAQAGGLSTYYSGVRPHAPGYNPMKKQGAIILGIGGDNSVSGQGTFYEGVMTSGYPSDATENAVQANITAVGYSNVTTGNGTLTPGSRVSLKATTSPCCTSHYLRRNAVDSTAGISVVNSSSPAADKANATWIVRAGLANSSCLTFETAGKPGQFLNHRNYQLSVGADTGGASFAQDATFCATAGNSGTGNSFKSVNFPTKYIRHYRYAAYIASNGGSNASDSTTSWAQDTSWLTAAPLS, from the coding sequence ATGACCACACCACCACTGATCCGACGCGTTACCCGCGCGCTCTTCGCGGCGGCCGCCGCCGCGCTCACCGGCGGCCTGCTCACCGCGACGGCCACCACCTCGCAGGCCGCCACCCAGGGGCCGTGCGACATCTACGCCGCGGGCAACACGCCCTGCGTCGCCGCACACAGCACCACCCGCGCCCTGTATGGGACGTACAACGGCCCGCTGTACCAGGTCAGTCGGGCCTCCGACAAAGCGACCAAGGACATCGGACTGCTGAGCACCGGCGGATACGCCGACGCCGCCGCACAGGACTCCTTCTGCGCGGGCACCAGCTGCGTCATCAGCGTCATCTACGACCAGTCCGGCAAGGGCAACACACTCACCCGGGCGCTCAAGGGCCACTGGCCCGGCCCGGCCGAGGGCGGGAACGACAACCTGGCCAACGCCTTCGAAGCGCCGGTCACCGTCGCCGGGCACAAGGCGTACGGCGTCTACGTGGCCCCGGGCACCGGCTACCGGAACAACCACACCAACGGCATCGCCACCGGCGACCAGCCCGAGGGCATGTACGCGATCTTCGACGGTACGCACTTCAACGGCGGCTGCTGCTTCGACTACGGCAACGCGGAGACCACCGGCAACGACGACGGCAACGGCACCATGGAGGCCCTCTACTTCGGCAACAGCACGGGGTGGGGATACGGCAGCGGCAGCGGCCCCTGGGTCATGGCGGACATGGAGAACGGCCTGTTCTCCGGCGTAAACACCCGCTACAACGACATCCCCTCCGTCAGCCACCGGTTCCTGACCGCCACACTCAAGGGCGGTCCGAACCAGTGGGCCATCCGTGGGGGCAACGCCCAGGCAGGCGGTCTGTCCACGTACTACAGCGGCGTACGCCCCCATGCCCCCGGCTACAACCCGATGAAGAAGCAGGGCGCGATCATCCTCGGCATCGGCGGCGACAACAGCGTCTCAGGCCAAGGCACCTTCTACGAAGGCGTCATGACCTCGGGCTATCCCTCGGACGCCACTGAGAACGCCGTACAGGCGAACATCACCGCCGTCGGGTACAGCAACGTCACGACCGGCAACGGAACCCTCACCCCTGGCTCGCGGGTCTCCCTGAAGGCCACCACCTCGCCCTGCTGCACCTCGCACTACCTGCGGCGCAATGCCGTCGACAGCACGGCCGGCATCTCCGTCGTCAACTCCTCGAGCCCGGCCGCGGACAAGGCGAACGCCACCTGGATCGTGCGAGCCGGCCTGGCCAACAGCTCCTGTCTGACCTTCGAAACCGCCGGCAAACCCGGCCAGTTCCTGAACCACCGCAACTACCAGCTCTCCGTGGGCGCCGACACCGGCGGGGCCTCGTTCGCACAGGACGCGACCTTCTGCGCCACCGCGGGCAACAGCGGGACCGGTAACTCCTTCAAGTCCGTCAACTTCCCGACGAAGTACATCCGCCACTACCGGTACGCGGCCTACATCGCCTCCAACGGCGGCTCCAACGCCTCGGACTCCACGACCTCGTGGGCCCAGGACACCAGCTGGCTCACCGCGGCCCCTCTGAGCTGA
- a CDS encoding glycoside hydrolase family 43 protein codes for MSRLLSRMAAVVIAVGLLFTSHTLVTPERAAAADPGYLMVHFTGDSATGQMLYLAHSADGMHWNDLNGGAPILNSLIGTKGVRDPALVRSPDGSKYRIIATDLCIRCGSTYENGSPNFVVWESTDLVTWSKPWLLSAAGLIPGGRNAWAPEAIWNPETNNYVVYWATNATVNGVFKYRIYYARTKDFRTLTTPQIWIDPPGTTPVVDTQMAEVPAGIGTYRYVRVSGDGRNTVEGSNSILGTWTDLGNLSSIGLSGNVVEGPVWMKFRGREEWALYIDYNSPQGVREYRPILTKNPFDVGSYRLQPSSGYDMGATPKRHGAILTLTAAEESRVLARWSSAPAQRLQSYNYQDRYVRHTTDLDVRIDPDVSPADDARFRLRIGLAGTGTVSFESVNRPGCFLRHANDDFQLVRNDGSAPFAADATFRKVAGLADASWASFQSYNHPDRYLRHYAYQLRLEPITTATGRSDATFRVTS; via the coding sequence ATGTCCAGACTTCTCTCCCGGATGGCGGCGGTCGTCATCGCCGTCGGCCTGCTCTTCACGTCCCACACCCTCGTGACGCCCGAGCGCGCTGCCGCCGCGGATCCGGGCTACCTGATGGTGCACTTCACCGGCGACTCCGCGACCGGTCAGATGCTGTACCTCGCGCACAGCGCGGACGGGATGCACTGGAACGACCTCAACGGCGGGGCGCCGATCCTGAACTCCTTGATCGGCACGAAGGGGGTGCGTGACCCCGCACTGGTGCGCTCTCCCGACGGAAGCAAGTACCGGATCATCGCGACCGACCTGTGTATCCGCTGCGGCTCGACGTACGAGAACGGCAGCCCCAACTTCGTGGTGTGGGAGTCGACCGACCTCGTGACCTGGTCGAAACCGTGGCTGCTCAGCGCTGCCGGACTGATCCCCGGGGGAAGGAACGCCTGGGCGCCGGAGGCGATCTGGAACCCCGAGACCAACAACTACGTCGTGTACTGGGCGACGAACGCCACCGTGAACGGCGTGTTCAAGTACCGGATCTACTACGCCCGCACCAAGGACTTCCGCACCCTCACCACCCCGCAGATCTGGATCGACCCGCCCGGTACCACGCCGGTCGTCGACACTCAGATGGCCGAGGTGCCCGCCGGTATCGGCACCTATCGCTACGTACGGGTCTCCGGCGACGGCAGGAACACGGTCGAGGGCAGCAACTCGATCCTGGGCACGTGGACCGACCTCGGCAACCTCTCCAGCATCGGCCTCAGCGGCAATGTGGTCGAGGGCCCGGTCTGGATGAAGTTCAGGGGCCGCGAGGAGTGGGCCCTCTACATCGACTACAACAGCCCCCAAGGCGTACGCGAGTACCGGCCGATCCTGACGAAGAACCCCTTCGACGTCGGCAGCTACCGGCTTCAGCCGTCGTCCGGCTACGACATGGGCGCCACCCCGAAGCGCCACGGCGCCATCCTGACTCTGACGGCCGCTGAGGAGAGCCGCGTGCTCGCACGCTGGTCCAGCGCCCCGGCCCAGCGGCTGCAGTCGTACAACTACCAGGACCGGTACGTGCGGCACACCACCGACCTGGACGTGCGCATCGACCCGGACGTCAGCCCCGCGGACGACGCCCGATTCCGGCTCAGGATCGGCCTGGCGGGCACCGGCACCGTCTCCTTCGAGTCGGTGAACCGCCCCGGGTGCTTCCTGCGGCACGCCAACGACGACTTCCAGCTCGTACGCAACGACGGTTCTGCCCCGTTCGCCGCGGACGCCACGTTTCGGAAGGTCGCAGGCCTCGCCGACGCGAGCTGGGCGTCGTTCCAGTCGTACAACCACCCTGACCGATACCTCCGGCACTACGCCTACCAACTGCGCCTCGAACCGATCACCACCGCGACGGGCCGCAGCGACGCCACCTTCCGTGTGACGAGCTGA
- a CDS encoding beta-L-arabinofuranosidase domain-containing protein, with the protein MSSIVSRRRLLQIAGAAAAASAEGFIIGGSPARAAIPSARAATGVLAQPFALGQVRLTASRWLDNQNRTGNYLRFVDVDRLLYNFRANHKLSTDGAAATGGWDAPTFPFRTHVQGHFLTAWAQLYAVTGDKVCRDKATYMVAELAKCQANNSAAGFNPGYLSGYPESDFTALEQRTLTNGNVPYYTVHKSLVGLLDVWRHIGSTQARDVLLALAGWVDRRSSRLSSQQMQAMLGTEFGGMNAVLTDLSLQTGDARWLAVAQRFDHAAVFDPLAANQDKLNGLHANTQVPKWIGAAREFKATGTTRYRDIATNAWDICVGSHTYAIGGNSQAEHFRAPNAIAGYLNKDTCESCNTVNMLTLTRELFELDPDRAALFDYYERAWLNQMIGQQNPADDHGHVTYFTPLSPGGRRGVGPAWGGGTWSTDYGTFWCCQGTGLEMHTRLMDSLYFHRDNTLIVNLFVPSVLTWTERGITLTQTTSYPTSDTTTLKVTGNVGGTWAMRIRIPSWTSGATVSVNGVAQTLATTPGSYATLSRSWTSGDTVTVRLPMRIIMRAANDNPNVAAITYGPVVLSGNYGDSALSALPSLTTSSIKRTSSSSLAFTATADGSTVNLGPFHDAHGHNYAVYWNTGATVRLANAGSGLVLGVENMSTADGGRALQWHDSGTADHNWEMVADASAVRFRNAHSGKVLGVLNMSTEDDAAVLQWSDNGTADHRWTLLDQGDGTYKIRNVHSGKLLALANNSTAVGAFAVQAPDDGTADNRWRIVRN; encoded by the coding sequence ATGTCGTCCATAGTCAGTAGACGGAGACTTCTGCAAATAGCCGGGGCCGCCGCTGCGGCCTCTGCCGAGGGGTTCATCATCGGCGGTTCTCCCGCACGCGCCGCGATCCCCTCCGCGCGGGCCGCCACCGGAGTCTTGGCGCAGCCCTTCGCACTCGGCCAAGTCCGGCTCACCGCAAGCCGGTGGCTGGACAACCAGAACCGTACGGGGAATTATCTCCGGTTCGTCGATGTCGACCGGCTGTTGTACAACTTCCGCGCCAACCACAAGCTGTCCACCGACGGAGCGGCCGCCACGGGCGGTTGGGACGCGCCGACGTTCCCGTTCCGCACCCACGTCCAAGGGCACTTCCTCACCGCGTGGGCGCAGCTGTACGCCGTGACCGGGGACAAAGTGTGCCGGGACAAGGCGACGTACATGGTCGCGGAGTTGGCCAAGTGCCAGGCCAACAACAGCGCCGCCGGCTTCAACCCCGGATACCTCTCCGGCTACCCCGAGTCCGACTTCACCGCTCTCGAGCAGCGGACCCTGACCAACGGCAACGTGCCGTACTACACCGTCCACAAGTCCCTCGTCGGACTCCTGGACGTATGGCGCCACATCGGCAGTACGCAGGCCAGGGACGTGCTGCTCGCCCTGGCGGGATGGGTGGACCGGCGCAGCAGCAGGCTGAGCAGTCAGCAGATGCAGGCCATGCTGGGGACCGAGTTCGGCGGCATGAACGCCGTACTGACGGATCTCTCCCTGCAGACCGGTGACGCGCGGTGGCTCGCCGTCGCCCAGCGGTTCGACCACGCCGCGGTGTTCGACCCCCTCGCGGCCAACCAGGACAAGCTCAACGGGCTGCATGCCAACACCCAGGTGCCCAAGTGGATCGGGGCCGCGCGGGAGTTCAAGGCCACCGGCACGACCCGCTACCGGGACATCGCCACCAACGCCTGGGACATCTGTGTCGGCTCGCACACCTACGCCATCGGCGGCAACAGTCAGGCGGAGCATTTCCGCGCGCCGAACGCGATCGCCGGATACCTGAACAAGGACACGTGCGAGAGCTGCAACACCGTCAACATGCTCACCCTCACCCGGGAACTCTTCGAACTGGACCCGGACCGGGCCGCGCTGTTCGACTACTACGAGCGGGCATGGCTCAACCAGATGATCGGCCAGCAGAACCCGGCCGACGACCACGGCCACGTCACGTACTTCACCCCGCTCAGCCCCGGAGGCCGACGCGGCGTCGGGCCGGCCTGGGGCGGGGGCACGTGGAGCACCGACTACGGGACGTTCTGGTGCTGCCAGGGCACGGGCCTGGAGATGCACACCAGGCTGATGGACTCCCTCTACTTCCACCGTGACAACACGCTGATCGTGAACCTGTTCGTGCCCTCGGTACTCACCTGGACAGAGCGTGGAATCACACTCACCCAGACCACGTCGTACCCGACCAGTGACACCACGACCCTGAAGGTCACTGGCAACGTCGGCGGGACCTGGGCGATGCGCATCCGCATCCCGAGCTGGACGAGCGGCGCCACGGTCAGCGTCAACGGTGTCGCGCAAACCCTCGCCACCACCCCCGGCAGCTACGCCACCCTGAGCCGCTCGTGGACCTCCGGCGACACTGTCACCGTCCGCCTGCCCATGCGGATCATCATGCGGGCGGCCAACGACAACCCCAACGTCGCGGCGATCACGTACGGTCCGGTCGTCCTGTCCGGCAACTACGGCGATTCGGCGCTGAGCGCTCTGCCCTCCCTGACCACTTCCTCCATCAAACGGACCAGCAGCAGTTCGCTCGCCTTCACCGCCACCGCTGACGGATCCACCGTCAACCTGGGCCCGTTCCACGACGCGCACGGGCACAACTACGCCGTCTACTGGAACACCGGCGCCACCGTACGGCTCGCCAACGCGGGCAGCGGTCTGGTCCTCGGCGTCGAGAACATGTCCACGGCCGACGGCGGCCGGGCGCTGCAGTGGCACGACTCGGGCACGGCCGACCACAACTGGGAGATGGTCGCCGACGCAAGCGCGGTCCGCTTCCGCAATGCCCACAGCGGCAAGGTGCTCGGCGTCCTGAACATGTCCACGGAAGACGACGCGGCCGTCCTGCAGTGGTCGGACAACGGCACCGCCGACCACCGGTGGACGCTGCTCGACCAGGGGGACGGGACCTACAAGATCCGCAATGTGCACAGCGGCAAGTTGCTCGCGCTCGCGAACAACTCCACCGCTGTGGGTGCGTTCGCCGTGCAGGCCCCGGACGACGGCACGGCCGACAACCGGTGGCGCATCGTGCGGAACTAG
- a CDS encoding SpoIIE family protein phosphatase, producing the protein MNGGKGRRRLPSRASAGKRAAAHRSAVARRRLGRSAGAVPLDRITTRDRLAWLNSAGSRIGTTLDLERTAQELAEFIVPGFADGAAVDILESVLRGDEGSRWTGTGVPLMRATALCAIEELSALEPTPVGETFLRTEQAHETLLHRYCLRQGKPVMVSRMRDDDFIKVAPTESAAAKMRAAGVHSYLAVPLIARGLLLGSADFVRGPGTPPFSSTDLAVAEHLASQAAVYIDNARLYGREREHVVSLQRTLLPRATPATPGLRVQAEYAPSTAPEGVGGDWYDVMPLPGGRTALMVGDVMGHGLPAAATMGRLRAVARTLMTLDMAPERVLARLDLATRDLEDEQVATFLCAVFDPADSTYTLASAGHLPPLLLDGRGSAEFVDLPIGAPLGAGVIPYDPIRLTAQAGGHLVMYTDGLVKSRHADLDHQLERLRSAACGLAPEVLEGGGLIDCAPAGAARFDEAVLLVAAIAPAAPAGLREWQLPQEGRAASVARGLVTDQLAAWDLTELADVCELVVSELVGNALRYGNGPGRLRLLRGERLVVEVSDTGPDLPQIQHADLSDEGGRGLQLINMLCRRWGSCRTVTGKVVWAEQNLPS; encoded by the coding sequence GTGAATGGCGGCAAAGGGAGGCGGCGCCTGCCCAGCCGCGCCTCGGCCGGGAAGAGGGCTGCGGCGCACCGGTCGGCTGTTGCCCGCAGGCGGCTCGGCCGGAGCGCCGGCGCGGTGCCCCTCGACCGGATCACCACGCGCGATCGGCTTGCCTGGCTGAACTCCGCGGGATCCAGGATCGGCACTACTCTGGACCTGGAGCGCACCGCCCAGGAGCTGGCCGAGTTCATCGTGCCCGGCTTCGCCGACGGGGCCGCTGTCGACATCCTGGAGAGCGTTCTGCGGGGCGATGAGGGCTCACGGTGGACGGGTACGGGCGTCCCGCTCATGCGGGCCACGGCGCTGTGCGCCATCGAGGAGCTGTCCGCCCTGGAGCCCACTCCGGTGGGCGAGACCTTCCTCCGCACGGAGCAGGCGCACGAGACGCTGCTCCACCGGTACTGCCTGCGGCAGGGCAAGCCTGTGATGGTGAGCCGGATGCGGGACGACGACTTCATCAAGGTCGCGCCGACGGAGAGTGCCGCGGCGAAGATGCGGGCCGCCGGAGTGCACAGCTATCTCGCGGTGCCGCTGATCGCCCGTGGGCTGCTGCTCGGCAGCGCGGACTTCGTACGCGGCCCCGGAACACCACCGTTCTCCTCCACCGACCTCGCGGTGGCGGAACACCTGGCCTCCCAGGCCGCTGTCTACATCGACAACGCCCGGCTGTACGGGCGCGAGCGCGAGCACGTCGTCTCGTTGCAACGCACGCTGCTGCCGCGCGCGACCCCGGCGACGCCGGGGCTGCGTGTGCAGGCCGAGTATGCGCCCTCGACGGCCCCCGAGGGTGTGGGCGGGGACTGGTACGACGTCATGCCCCTGCCCGGCGGACGTACGGCCCTCATGGTGGGCGACGTCATGGGGCACGGGCTGCCCGCAGCCGCGACCATGGGGCGTCTGCGGGCGGTGGCCCGCACTCTGATGACCCTGGACATGGCTCCGGAGCGCGTCCTGGCCCGGCTCGACCTCGCCACGCGTGACCTGGAGGACGAGCAGGTCGCCACATTCCTCTGCGCTGTCTTCGACCCGGCCGACTCCACCTACACGCTGGCCAGCGCCGGGCACCTGCCACCGCTGCTCCTCGATGGGCGGGGTTCCGCCGAGTTCGTGGACCTGCCCATCGGCGCGCCGCTCGGCGCCGGGGTGATTCCGTACGACCCGATCCGCCTGACAGCCCAGGCAGGCGGCCATCTGGTCATGTACACGGACGGTCTGGTGAAGTCCCGGCATGCGGACCTGGACCACCAGTTGGAACGCCTGCGCTCGGCGGCGTGCGGTCTGGCACCCGAGGTTCTGGAAGGCGGCGGCTTGATCGACTGCGCCCCCGCCGGCGCTGCCCGTTTCGACGAGGCCGTGCTCCTCGTCGCGGCGATCGCCCCTGCCGCCCCCGCCGGCCTGCGCGAGTGGCAGCTGCCCCAGGAAGGGCGTGCGGCGTCCGTCGCCCGGGGCCTGGTCACGGACCAGCTCGCCGCGTGGGATCTGACGGAGCTCGCCGACGTCTGCGAACTCGTCGTCTCCGAACTCGTCGGCAACGCCCTGCGCTACGGCAACGGGCCCGGCCGGCTCCGGCTGCTGCGCGGTGAGCGACTCGTCGTGGAGGTCTCGGACACGGGCCCGGACCTGCCCCAGATCCAGCACGCGGATCTCAGCGACGAGGGCGGCCGGGGCCTCCAGCTCATCAACATGCTGTGCCGCCGATGGGGCTCCTGCCGCACCGTGACCGGCAAGGTGGTCTGGGCGGAGCAGAACCTGCCCTCCTGA
- a CDS encoding IS5 family transposase (programmed frameshift) — protein sequence MGSGRWGWIVPAGLWELARPLLPPARVRPQGGGVANIDDEAVFAAIVYVLVSGCAWRALPPCFGASKSTVHRRFLIWSRAGVWGRLHQRVLQLLDEQGLVDLSRAVLDSAHVRAKKGGELAGPSPVDRGKPGSKMHILSDADGLPLRVGLSAANTHDSLALKPMLSHFHMGHETHAADSKPTRLHADKAYDIPHLRRWLWGKHIGVRIARKGIESSERLGRRRWVIERTMSWLTGYRRLNHRYERQPINYLAFLGLAAAICCYKRLLKLTM from the exons ATGGGGAGTGGGCGGTGGGGTTGGATCGTTCCGGCTGGTCTGTGGGAGTTGGCCAGGCCGTTGCTGCCGCCGGCGCGTGTGCGTCCGCAGGGCGGCGGAGTCGCGAACATTGATGACGAGGCGGTCTTCGCCGCGATCGTCTACGTACTGGTCAGTGGGTGCGCATGGCGCGCTCTGCCGCCCTGCTTCGGTGCGTCGAAGTCGACGGTGCATCGTCGCTTCCTCATCTGGTCGCGTGCCGGGGTCTGGGGCCGGTTGCACCAGCGGGTTCTCCAGCTCCTGGACGAGCAGGGCCTGGTGGATCTGTCCCGTGCGGTCCTCGACTCGGCTCACGTCCGCGCGA AAAAAGGGGGCGAACTTGCAGGTCCGAGTCCCGTGGACCGGGGTAAGCCCGGTTCCAAGATGCACATCCTGTCCGATGCGGACGGCCTGCCCCTCCGGGTCGGACTCTCCGCGGCCAACACCCACGACAGCCTCGCCCTGAAGCCGATGCTGTCCCATTTCCACATGGGACACGAAACCCACGCAGCCGATTCCAAACCCACACGGCTGCACGCAGACAAGGCGTACGACATCCCCCACCTGCGACGATGGCTCTGGGGCAAGCACATCGGTGTCCGCATCGCCCGCAAGGGCATCGAGTCCAGCGAACGCCTCGGCCGCCGCAGGTGGGTGATCGAGCGGACGATGTCGTGGCTGACCGGCTACCGCCGACTCAACCACCGATACGAACGCCAACCCATCAACTACCTGGCCTTTCTTGGCCTCGCCGCAGCCATCTGCTGCTACAAACGTTTACTCAAACTCACCATGTAG
- a CDS encoding IclR family transcriptional regulator C-terminal domain-containing protein has translation MSGRPRGVRAARVAVAAVLPGKLALAACLVTGVRPPGWALAGTEALVLAVLLEAWVLRSLYVAARASLASTRRAEPVAGLACARGPPPAPRPEALLQQTLSGLRDAAGAAVYISSYTDGEVTISQYADGPTTPKVHEWVDFRAAAHASAVGKSLLAQLDFDSRMDHLSRRRPVRLTSRTITDHQACSVPWTDTVTQRPSSTCSSTPPTKCAWPCPWQWVARPGAWPCLCPPPSSTGSSMQRVSSATAPPGFSSPCSWPAAPGAANPPMAACSPHPTRP, from the coding sequence ATGAGCGGCCGGCCAAGGGGCGTACGGGCTGCGCGGGTCGCAGTAGCCGCCGTACTGCCGGGGAAACTGGCCCTGGCGGCCTGCCTCGTGACCGGTGTCCGGCCGCCCGGGTGGGCGTTGGCGGGGACCGAGGCGCTGGTGCTCGCAGTGCTGCTGGAAGCCTGGGTGCTGCGCTCGCTGTACGTCGCCGCGCGCGCCAGCTTGGCCTCCACAAGGCGCGCAGAGCCGGTCGCTGGGCTAGCTTGTGCCCGCGGCCCACCACCAGCTCCTCGCCCCGAAGCACTCCTGCAACAGACCCTGTCCGGACTGCGGGACGCCGCCGGCGCGGCCGTCTACATCAGCAGCTACACCGATGGCGAAGTCACCATCTCCCAGTACGCGGATGGACCCACCACCCCCAAAGTCCACGAATGGGTCGACTTCCGCGCCGCGGCCCACGCCAGCGCCGTCGGCAAGAGCCTGCTCGCCCAGCTCGACTTCGACAGCCGCATGGACCACCTCTCCCGCCGCCGCCCCGTACGGCTCACCTCACGCACCATCACCGATCATCAGGCGTGTTCCGTGCCCTGGACGGACACGGTCACCCAGCGGCCCAGTTCGACCTGCTCGAGTACTCCACCCACGAAGTGTGCGTGGCCGTGCCCTTGGCAGTGGGTGGCCAGGCCGGGTGCGTGGCCCTGTCTCTGCCCGCCTCCCAGCAGCACCGGCTCATCGATGCAGCGCGTGTCCTCAGCAACCGCTCCGCCGGGCTTCTCCTCACCCTGTTCCTGGCCGGCAGCACCCGGGGCAGCGAACCCGCCCATGGCCGCCTGCTCCCCACACCCAACCCGGCCTTAG